The following is a genomic window from bacterium.
GCTCGCGGCCTTCGGTTTTCTCGTGGTCCAGCCCTTCGCTTTCGTCTGGCTGGGTGCGGTGGTCGGCGGATTCATCTTCGGGGTGGGCATCACGCTGGCCGGGGGATGCGCTTCGGGGAGCTGGTACCGAGTCGGGGAGGGCATGGTGGGTTCCTGGCTGGCCGTCATCGGCTTCGGGCTCGGGGTGGCGGCGACGTTTTGGGGGGTACTCTACCCGGCGGGGCGCGCGTTGCGGCAGTACGTGGCGCCGGCCGGAGTGACGAGCCTGGCGGGGATGGCGGGCTTGCCGGCCTGGGCGGGCGTGCTCGTCTTCCTGGCCGTGGGCGGTTTTTATCTCTCCCGCGCCCCGCGGACGAGAACCTTTACGGGTTGGTCCTGGCGGACGACGGGGGTGGCGGTGGGCCTGGTGGCGGCGGGCGCCTGGGTCACATCGGAAATGGTGGGGCGTCATTTCGGTCTGAGCATGACGGGTCCCTCCGGGCGTCTTTTCCGGTATGCGGCGACCGGGGAGAGCGCGATGCTCGGCTGGGGGGTGTGGATGCTCATCGGGGTGCCGGCGGGCGCCCTCGCCAGCGCGGTCCTGGCGGGAGAGTTCAAATGGCGCGCCCCCGAGCCCCGGCGGATGGCCATGCAGTTCGCCGGGGGAATCTTGATGGGATTCGGTGCGGCCACCGCGGGCGGGTGCAATATCGGCAATAGTCTCACCGGCCTGGCGACGCTTTCGACGGGAAGTCTGGTGGCGACGGTTTTCATTATGCTCGGCTGCTGGGCGGGGACTCGGGTATTTTTTGGAGGGGCGAGGTGAGCGTCCCGGGGCGGGGGATGGGGTTAAATTTTTGTTTTTTAAATAGTTAGCCCCTCGCCGTCTTTCTTTTGAACAGGGCGGCGGAATCTGTTATTCTTCGCTCCGTTAATTCCAACGCCCTTCCGATGGGTGTTTTTCGGGGGCTCGCCGAAATCCGGGCCCGGTTAATCGGGTCCCGCCTGCAACGCGAATTGGAAGAGGGTAGAACCGTTTCCTTCAGTGAACTGGCAGATCAACTATTTAAAATAAACGGTTTGAGCGAAGAGGTTTCGCGGGAGATCCTGGAGCCCCTTCTCCGTTCAAGCGCCCTGTTCATCGAGGATGGGCCGGGGTGCTGGCAGATCCCCTCGCGTCTCCCTTCCCTGACTTCATTCTTGCCGGATACGACGTTTGCGGTCGTGGACATCGAAACTACCGGCGGGCGGCCGCCCCAGCACCGGATCACCGAGATCGCGGCGGTGAAGGTACGCGCCGGCGAGATCGGTGAGGAGTTTCACTCCCTCGTCTCTCCGATGCGGGAGATCCCCTGGAACGTGGTTCGCCTCACGGGTATCACCGACGAGATGGTCGCCCAGCAGCCGGGTGTCCGGGATGTTCTCCCGGCTTTCCTCGATTTTGTGGATGGGTGCGTGTTCGTGGGGCACGGGGCGACCTTTGACCATCTGTTCATCCACTACTTCGCCCGCGAAGTGCTTGAGCGTGAATTCGACCCGGCCGTGCTCTGCACCTTCAAGCTGGCCCAGCGTCTGCTCCCCTCCCTGGGGCGGTACAATCTGGGGGAGCTCTCCACCTTTCTCGGGATCGGGGAGGATGATCGCCACCGTGCATTGGGCGATGCGCGGGTGACGGCCGAAGTGTTGCTCCGGTTTTTGATGATGCTTCAGGTGAGCGGACTTCAGGGGATAGAGAAAGTTTTTTCTTTCCAGGAACCTCCCCCCCCGGAAGAAGAGCCGGCGCTGGTCGAGGGCATCTTACTCACCCCCGCGGATATCGGGGCGCTCCCTTCCTGCCGGGGGGTGTTCCGCCTGCTGGATGCAGCGGGAGAGACCGTATACGCGACCAAGGCGGGCGATAT
Proteins encoded in this region:
- a CDS encoding YeeE/YedE family protein, which gives rise to MWDVSIRPLLLGIPTGLIFGFVLQRGRFCMYTAFRDLFLVGESPLFRSYILALLVQMVLIHALAAFGFLVVQPFAFVWLGAVVGGFIFGVGITLAGGCASGSWYRVGEGMVGSWLAVIGFGLGVAATFWGVLYPAGRALRQYVAPAGVTSLAGMAGLPAWAGVLVFLAVGGFYLSRAPRTRTFTGWSWRTTGVAVGLVAAGAWVTSEMVGRHFGLSMTGPSGRLFRYAATGESAMLGWGVWMLIGVPAGALASAVLAGEFKWRAPEPRRMAMQFAGGILMGFGAATAGGCNIGNSLTGLATLSTGSLVATVFIMLGCWAGTRVFFGGAR
- a CDS encoding exonuclease domain-containing protein; amino-acid sequence: MSEEVSREILEPLLRSSALFIEDGPGCWQIPSRLPSLTSFLPDTTFAVVDIETTGGRPPQHRITEIAAVKVRAGEIGEEFHSLVSPMREIPWNVVRLTGITDEMVAQQPGVRDVLPAFLDFVDGCVFVGHGATFDHLFIHYFAREVLEREFDPAVLCTFKLAQRLLPSLGRYNLGELSTFLGIGEDDRHRALGDARVTAEVLLRFLMMLQVSGLQGIEKVFSFQEPPPPEEEPALVEGILLTPADIGALPSCRGVFRLLDAAGETVYATKAGDIQRAVKEIFYPKNKSAARFAEKLRAVHRVEALPSESELGMSIEAVRSMRDSRIRNGHPLGGTQNFLKIEVVRKYPRVMAAGRFLPDGSAYYGPFRKQAQLRDLLEVILRLFPLRLAPERGEEAKKEEKDKRPLPDVSPKLYGRMVEALQDFLEGRLRRRGEQEL